The Moritella sp. F3 genomic sequence CGAAATTAGCACTAAAGTGTTTTTTTTCGATCTTTCTGGTACGCAAATACAGCAACAGCATTAGTTCAGCGCTAAATAATGTCGTGCTTTAGCCAACGACAGCCCTAGTATTGTAGGTTTATCGCGATACAATGATATTAACCAAGGAGATATACCCATGACTGAACTTAGAAACCAAATCATCGCCGAGATGAAAGTTAAACCGAGTATTAATATTGCCGATGAGATTCGTAGTCGCATTAACTTTATCAAGCAGCAATTAACTAACTCAGGATTAAAAAGTTTAGTTCTAGGTATAAGTGGTGGTGTTGATTCATCAACTTGTGGCCGTCTTTGCCAATTAGCTATCGAAGAGTTAAATACAGAACAACACAGTGATGAGTTTAATTTCATTGCCGTACGCTTACCTTATTCTATCCAAGCAGATGAAGATGATGCACAAAAAGCGCTAAGCTTTATTAATCCAAAAACATCTGTCACGGTGAACATCCAATCAGGTTCAGACAGTATTCATAGTGAAGTACTTAAATCTGTACAAGCAGCAGGACTGCCAGAAACAACAGCCTTTAATCAAGATTTCAATAAAGGTAACGTAAAAGCAAGAATGCGCATGATTGCACAGTATGAAATTGCAGGCTTATATAGAGGCTTAGTACCAGGAACAGATCATAGTGCTGAAAACATTTCCGGTTTCTTTACTAAACACGGCGATGGTGCTTGCGATTTAGCACCTTTATTTGGTTTGAATAAACGCCAAGTAAGAGCATTAGCTGAATTCTTAGGTGCTTCGCAAGACGTATTCTTGAAAATACCTACAGCAGATTTAGAAGAAGATCGCCCACAGCTTGAAGATGAAATAGCACTCGGTGTCACTTATGATCAAATAGATGACTTCTTAGAAGGTAAATCTATTGATGCAAACGCTGAAGCAAAAATTATTGATACATACTCTAAGACAACGCATAAGCGTAATGCGATACCGACACCAACTTAATTATTGCAGGCTTGATTTATAAAACAAAAAAGCAGAGATTAATCTCTGCTTTTTTGTATCACTAATCTATCAATGATTACTTTTCTATTTTCGTTGGTTTTGGCCAATTACGAATATGTCGTTGCTTAACACGTGATATTACTAAATCGTTTGCTTCAACATCTTTCGTTATTGTAGAACCAGCAGCCACAGTCGCATTTTTCCCAATAGTGACAGGGGCGATTAATTGACTATCAGAACCAATAAAAGCACCATCTTCAATAATGGTTTTAAACTTATTTACGCCATCATAATTACACGTAATCGTACCGGCGCCGATATTTACTTTCTCACCAATAACGCTGTCACCTAAATAGCTAAGATGTCCTGCTTTAGAACCTTTGCCTAAGGTAGTTTTCTTCAATTCGACAAAATTACCTACGTGGGCATCATCTTCTAATATAGTGTCAGGACGTAAACGGGCAAATGGGCCTGCACTGCAGTCGACACCAATCGTTGCAGACTCAATAATTGAGTTTGGCTTAATCTCTGAATTAGCACCAATATGGCAATCTTTTAAAATACAATTAGCACCAATAGTAACGCCACTACCGATAGTTACTTTACCTTCGATAATAACGTTAATATCAAATGTCACATCATTACCAACACTGACTTCGCCACGTAAATCAAAACGATTTGGATCAAGCATAGTCACGCCTTGTTCCATCAGTTTGTACGCTTGTAATTTTTGGTATGCACGTTCTAATTCTGCCAATTGCATACGGTTGTTAACACCTTCAACCTCAATGTTCGCGATTGGGTGTACCGCATTAATGGTGCGTCCAGCTTGATGGGCGAGGGCGATCACATCGGTAAGGTAATATTCAGCTTGTGCATTATTATTATCTAACAGGGATAACCAGTGCTTAAAATCAGCACCGTTAGCCACTAATATGCCAGAGTTTACTTCATCGATTTTAAGCTGCTCTGCCGATGCATCTTTTTGCTCAACAATACCAACGACCGTTTCACCATCACGTACAATACGACCATAACCCATTGGGTTATCCAGCTTCACCGTCAGTAGACCGATGCCGCCTTCGGGTTGAGACTGGCATAGGTGTGTCAGTGTTTCTTGGCTAATTAATGGCACGTCACCATAAAGCACTAGTACTTGTTCGTCCGCTTTAAATTTATCAGCCGCTTGTTGCACGGCATGACCAGTCCCTAATTGTTCAGCTTGCAGAACCCAATCTAGCTTGTCATCGTTAATGCGTGATTTGAGTAATTCAGCACCATGGCCATAGACTAAATGGATATCGTTAACATCTAACTGTTTTACGGTATCGATAACATGCTGAACCATTGGTTTTTTAGCGATTGGGTGAAGCACTTTAGGAAGATCTGAACGCATACGCGTTCCTTTACCAGCAGCAAGAATAACAACACTAATAGGCATAATGGGCTCTTATCAAAAGATGAATAATTAAAATAAATAGTAATTAGATTATAGGGAATAAATGGGTTTAACAATATGAATAGTTTAATGAAGATATAAAAAAAGCGACCCTAAGGTCGCTTTTTTGACAACTACACGTGATCAATTAAAGATTCACTCAATCTAACCTAAGTTAAATTAGTTGAATTTTTTAACCAATTTAAGCACACGAAGTTGAGCAATAGCATCAGCCAATTGAATAGCTACTTGAGTGTAATCCACATCTTGATTAGTTGCAGAATTGCTCAGTAGTTCTTCAGCTTGTCTTTTGGCTTCTTGCGCTTTGGCTAAATCTAGATCTTCTGCACGAATCGCAGTATCAGCCAGCACGGTAACTTCGCCAGGTTGTACTTCACAAGTACCGCCTGAAACAAAGATAACTTCTTCTTCACCGTGTTGTTTAACCAAGCGCACCATGCCAGGTACTATTCCAGTTAATAGTGGTGTATGTCCAGCTAAAATGCCGAACTCACCGCCAGAACCGGTAACTTGAATGCTTTCAGCACGCCCAGAAAATAAAACACCTTCTGCGCTTACTACATTCAAATCAAAAGTCATAGCCATAGTGCCCTCGCTTATTTACAGTTTCTTCGCAGCTTCAACAGCATCGTCGATAGAACCACAATACATGAACGCTTGCTCAGGAAGATCATCGTAATCACCCTCTAACAGGCCTTTAAAGCCACGTAGAGTTTCTTTTAATGATACAAGAACACCTGGGTCACCAGTAAATACTTCAGCAACATGGTATGGCTGAGTTAAGAAACGTTGGATCTTACGAGCACGAGATACGATTTGCTTATCTTCTTCAGATAGCTCATCCATACCTAGGATCGCAATAATGTCTTTTAATTCAGTATAACGCTGTAGTACACCTTGAACGCCACGAGCGATGTCGTAATGTTCTTGACCAACTACTAGAGGATCTAACTGACGAGAAGTAGAATCTAGTGGGTCGATCGCAGGGTACATACCCATTGAAGCAATATTACGGTTCAGTACAACTGTTGCATCTAAGTGAGCAAATGTTGTTGCTGGAGATGGATCCGTTAAATCATCCGCAGGTACGTATACCGCTTGGATAGATGTAATTGAACCACTCTTAGTTGAAGTAATACGCTCTTGTAGGATACCCATTTCTTCAGCAAGTGTAGGCTGGTAACCTACCGCTGATGGCATACGACCTAGCAGTGCAGATACTTCAGTTCCCGCAAGTGTATAACGATAGATATTATCGATGAATAGTAGTACATCTTTACCTTCGTCACGGAAGCGTTCAGCCATTGATAAACCAGTCAAAGCAACACGTAAACGGTTACCTGGAGGCTCATTCATTTGGCCGTAAACCATTGCTACTTTATCAAGTACGCCGGCTTCTTCCATCTCGTAGTAGAAATCGTTACCTTCACGAGTACGCTCACCAACACCAGCAAACACAGATAGACCTGAGTGAGCTTTAGCGATGTTGTTGATTAGTTCCATCATGTTTACGGTTTTACCAACACCGGCACCACCGAATAGACCGACTTTACCACCTTTAGCAAATGGGCAAATCAGATCGATAACTTTAACACCTGTTTCTAGCAATTCGCTAGAAAGTGACTGCTCTTCATAAGAAGGCGCTGTACGGTGAATTTCATAACGCGTATCTGTTGGGATAGCGCCTTTACCGTCAATTGGGTTACCAAGAACGTTTACAATACGACCAAGACATTCGTCACCAACAGGCACGCTAATCGCGCTACCAGTGTTAGTTACTTTAAGGCCTCGGCGTAAGCCGTCACTTGAACCCATAACGATACAACGAACAACACCACCACCGATTTGTTGCTGAACTTCTAGCACCAATTCAGATAGGTTAGCGTCGTCAAATGTCAGTGCATCGTACACTTGAGGTACGGATTGCTGTGGAAACTCAACGTCCACAACAGCACCGATGATCTGGACAATAATACCAGTACTCATTTTAAATCCTCTAAACTTTACAAGTTTGCCTAAACCGCTGAAGCACCAGCACAAATTTCAGAAATCTCTTGTGTAATGGCAGATTGACGGGCTTTGTTAAATACTAACTGCAGCTCATCAATAATGTCACCAGCATTGTCTGTTGCATTTTTCATTGCAAACATACGTGCTGCTTGTTCAGATGCTGCGTTTTCAACAACACCTTGATACACTTGAGATTCAATAAATCTAACTAATAATTTAGTTAGAAGCTCAGCAGGTTCGCCTTCGTAAAGGTAATCCCAGCCATGCTTTGGTAGTGCTTCGTTTTCTTCCGATGCAGGCAACGGCAGTAGTTGATCGATAGTTGGTTCTTGCGTCATTGTATTAACAAATTTGTTATATACAACGAATAAGCGATCCAACTTACCGTTATCGTATGCTTCTAGCATAACTCGAACAGAACCAATCAAGTCTTCTAACGTAGGTTCTTCACCGAGGTTTGCTGCATTAGCAACCACGTTTCCGCCTACGTTAGCGAAAAATGTACCCGCTTTAGCGCCAATAAGCCCTAAATCGATTTCTACATTTTTATCCGACCATCCCTTCATATCAGAGAGAGTCTTTTTGAAAAGGTTGATGTTCAAGCCGCCACATAGACCACGGTCAGTTGAAATCACAATATAACCAACACGTTTCGCTTCACGTTCTTCTAGGTACGGATGAGAGTACTCTAGAGAACCTTCAGCGAGATGACCGATCACTCTGCGCATTGTGTTAGCGTATGGGCGACTAGCTGCCATGCGATCTTGTGCTTTACGCATTTTACTCGCGGCAACCATCTCCATTGCGCTGGTGATCTTCTGAGTATTAGTAATACTCCCGATCTTGTTTTTAATTTCTTTAGCGCCGGCCATTTGCTTCTCCTATTAAGCTAACTGTGGCAGCAAAGGCTGCCACCGCTCTTACCAGGTTTGTGTAGACTTAAAGCTTGCAAGTAAGCTTGTTAGCTTAGCTTGAACATCTTTGTCATACGCGCCTGTTTCATTAATAGAAGCAAGTAAATCAGCGTGTTCTGCTTTAGCATAAGCTTGTAGAGACGCTTCAAAGCTAACAATTTTGTTAACTTCAACATCTTCTAATGCACCAGTTTCTGCTGCATATAAAGATAGAGCCTGCTCTGCAACACTCATTGGTGCATATTGGCCTTGCTTCATTAGCTCAGTAACTTTCGCGCCATGATCAAGCTGCTTACGCGTTGCATCATCAAGGTCTGAAGAGAATTGAGCAAATGCTGCTAATTCACGATACTGTGCTAGTGCGGTACGAATACCACCAGATAGTTTCTTAATGATCTTCGTTTGTGCTGAACCACCAACACGCGATACAGAGATACCTGGATCAACAGCAGGACGTGTGCCTGAGTTAAACAGCTCTGTAGTCAAGAAGATCTGACCATCGGTAATAGAAATTACGTTCGTTGGTACGAACGCAGATACGTCACCACCTTGAGTTTCAATGATAGGAAGAGCAGTCAAAGAACCAGTCTTACCTTTCACTTCACCTTTAGTGAACGCTTCTACGTACTCAGCGTTTACACGAGCAGCACGCTCTAGTAGACGTGAATGTAGATAGAAAACATCACCAGGGTATGCTTCACGGCCCGGTGGACGACGTAAAAGTAATGAGATTTGACGGTAAGCAACGGCTTGCTTAGACAAATCATCATATACGATCAGTGCATCTTCACCACGGTCACGGAAGTATTCACCCATAGCACAACCAGAGTATGGTGCTAGGTATTGTAGTGCCGCAGCTTCAGAAGCCGTTGCAACAACAAGAATAGTGTTTTCCATTGCGCCATGTTCTTCAAGCTTACGTACAACACTAGCTACGGTAGAAGCTTTCTGACCGATTGCTACGTATACACATTTGATGCCTGAGTCTTTTTGGTTGATGATTGCATCGATAGCGATAGCACTCTTACCAACCTGACGGTCACCAATAATAAGCTCACGTTGACCACGACCGATTGGGATCATAGCGTCAATCGCTTTGATACCGATCTGTACAGGTTGGTCAACAGATTTACGTTCCATTACACCCGGTGCAATTACTTCAACAGGAGAGAAACCATCATTGTCGATAGGTCCTTTACCGTCGATAGGCTCACCAAGTGTGTTTAAAACACGACCTAATAAGTTGCGACCTACTGGCACTTCAAAAATACGTCCAGTTGAACGTACTTTTTGGCCTTCTGCAAGACCCATGTAAGAACCCATTACTACCGCACCAACAGAGTCACGCTCTAGGTTTAATGCGATACCAAAGCGGTTTCCAGGTAATTCAATCATTTCGCCTTGCATACAGTCTGCAAGGCCATGAATACGAATAATACCATCGCTTACTGAAACGATCGTACCTTCATTTCTTGCTTCACTAACAACGCTGAATTTTTCAATACGTTGTTTGATCAGATCACTGATTTCTGTAGAATTCAGTTGCATGCTATTCCCCAATTACGATTGTAGCGCTTCCGCAAGTTTATTTAACTTACCGCGTACAGAGCCATCAATAACTAAATCACCAGTCTGGATAACCAGACCACCAATTAGAGTGTTATCAACGTTGCAATTTAACTTAACTTTGCGTGCTAAACGCTTTTCCAACGCGATCACAATGTTTGCTTCTTGCGTAGCCGTTAACGGCATTGCAGATGTTACATCAGCATCAACAGATTTCTCATGTTCCGCTTTGTAAAGAGCAAATAAAGTAACAATGCTTGGTAATGCGCTTAAACGAACGTTCTCAGCCAATACTTTA encodes the following:
- the nadE gene encoding ammonia-dependent NAD(+) synthetase, coding for MTELRNQIIAEMKVKPSINIADEIRSRINFIKQQLTNSGLKSLVLGISGGVDSSTCGRLCQLAIEELNTEQHSDEFNFIAVRLPYSIQADEDDAQKALSFINPKTSVTVNIQSGSDSIHSEVLKSVQAAGLPETTAFNQDFNKGNVKARMRMIAQYEIAGLYRGLVPGTDHSAENISGFFTKHGDGACDLAPLFGLNKRQVRALAEFLGASQDVFLKIPTADLEEDRPQLEDEIALGVTYDQIDDFLEGKSIDANAEAKIIDTYSKTTHKRNAIPTPT
- the glmU gene encoding bifunctional UDP-N-acetylglucosamine diphosphorylase/glucosamine-1-phosphate N-acetyltransferase GlmU, giving the protein MPISVVILAAGKGTRMRSDLPKVLHPIAKKPMVQHVIDTVKQLDVNDIHLVYGHGAELLKSRINDDKLDWVLQAEQLGTGHAVQQAADKFKADEQVLVLYGDVPLISQETLTHLCQSQPEGGIGLLTVKLDNPMGYGRIVRDGETVVGIVEQKDASAEQLKIDEVNSGILVANGADFKHWLSLLDNNNAQAEYYLTDVIALAHQAGRTINAVHPIANIEVEGVNNRMQLAELERAYQKLQAYKLMEQGVTMLDPNRFDLRGEVSVGNDVTFDINVIIEGKVTIGSGVTIGANCILKDCHIGANSEIKPNSIIESATIGVDCSAGPFARLRPDTILEDDAHVGNFVELKKTTLGKGSKAGHLSYLGDSVIGEKVNIGAGTITCNYDGVNKFKTIIEDGAFIGSDSQLIAPVTIGKNATVAAGSTITKDVEANDLVISRVKQRHIRNWPKPTKIEK
- a CDS encoding F0F1 ATP synthase subunit epsilon, encoding MAMTFDLNVVSAEGVLFSGRAESIQVTGSGGEFGILAGHTPLLTGIVPGMVRLVKQHGEEEVIFVSGGTCEVQPGEVTVLADTAIRAEDLDLAKAQEAKRQAEELLSNSATNQDVDYTQVAIQLADAIAQLRVLKLVKKFN
- the atpD gene encoding F0F1 ATP synthase subunit beta encodes the protein MSTGIIVQIIGAVVDVEFPQQSVPQVYDALTFDDANLSELVLEVQQQIGGGVVRCIVMGSSDGLRRGLKVTNTGSAISVPVGDECLGRIVNVLGNPIDGKGAIPTDTRYEIHRTAPSYEEQSLSSELLETGVKVIDLICPFAKGGKVGLFGGAGVGKTVNMMELINNIAKAHSGLSVFAGVGERTREGNDFYYEMEEAGVLDKVAMVYGQMNEPPGNRLRVALTGLSMAERFRDEGKDVLLFIDNIYRYTLAGTEVSALLGRMPSAVGYQPTLAEEMGILQERITSTKSGSITSIQAVYVPADDLTDPSPATTFAHLDATVVLNRNIASMGMYPAIDPLDSTSRQLDPLVVGQEHYDIARGVQGVLQRYTELKDIIAILGMDELSEEDKQIVSRARKIQRFLTQPYHVAEVFTGDPGVLVSLKETLRGFKGLLEGDYDDLPEQAFMYCGSIDDAVEAAKKL
- the atpG gene encoding F0F1 ATP synthase subunit gamma, with translation MAGAKEIKNKIGSITNTQKITSAMEMVAASKMRKAQDRMAASRPYANTMRRVIGHLAEGSLEYSHPYLEEREAKRVGYIVISTDRGLCGGLNINLFKKTLSDMKGWSDKNVEIDLGLIGAKAGTFFANVGGNVVANAANLGEEPTLEDLIGSVRVMLEAYDNGKLDRLFVVYNKFVNTMTQEPTIDQLLPLPASEENEALPKHGWDYLYEGEPAELLTKLLVRFIESQVYQGVVENAASEQAARMFAMKNATDNAGDIIDELQLVFNKARQSAITQEISEICAGASAV
- the atpA gene encoding F0F1 ATP synthase subunit alpha, producing the protein MQLNSTEISDLIKQRIEKFSVVSEARNEGTIVSVSDGIIRIHGLADCMQGEMIELPGNRFGIALNLERDSVGAVVMGSYMGLAEGQKVRSTGRIFEVPVGRNLLGRVLNTLGEPIDGKGPIDNDGFSPVEVIAPGVMERKSVDQPVQIGIKAIDAMIPIGRGQRELIIGDRQVGKSAIAIDAIINQKDSGIKCVYVAIGQKASTVASVVRKLEEHGAMENTILVVATASEAAALQYLAPYSGCAMGEYFRDRGEDALIVYDDLSKQAVAYRQISLLLRRPPGREAYPGDVFYLHSRLLERAARVNAEYVEAFTKGEVKGKTGSLTALPIIETQGGDVSAFVPTNVISITDGQIFLTTELFNSGTRPAVDPGISVSRVGGSAQTKIIKKLSGGIRTALAQYRELAAFAQFSSDLDDATRKQLDHGAKVTELMKQGQYAPMSVAEQALSLYAAETGALEDVEVNKIVSFEASLQAYAKAEHADLLASINETGAYDKDVQAKLTSLLASFKSTQTW
- the atpH gene encoding F0F1 ATP synthase subunit delta is translated as MSDLTTIARPYAKAAFDFAVKEQAIDKWQEMLAFTAEIAVNKDISNLLNGAVGSQAIADIFINVADEQLNESGQNFIKVLAENVRLSALPSIVTLFALYKAEHEKSVDADVTSAMPLTATQEANIVIALEKRLARKVKLNCNVDNTLIGGLVIQTGDLVIDGSVRGKLNKLAEALQS